In one window of uncultured Acetobacteroides sp. DNA:
- a CDS encoding thioredoxin-like domain-containing protein, translating to MKKVITTTLVLLSVLYAFSQKTHLTVRLKEQAPISAYLYLNQGSTQVPVDSIILGKGIFTFNTTKLEPGIYSLVLSEDTFARFIINHENVEVSTTLDALADSVKILHSEENKVYYRFLNERSIYNKKSDAIDALLSCYPPKSKLAKALTKEKKSIESSYNNTIRELINAPGDLLSSQIILSEIPTKAPDNLTPEQKHQYLIENWWNSFPFENTHITNTPSIADKLWDYFDLYYVDGISRQEQENYFKRAIDEVLNQPTISKEVQSFFINEMIKNFAQSSHDALIDYIKKNYLQNTQDLDAEFDRISKTSIGHIAPNFAIESDSTKTDLLKLKCKGVVLVFWSMNCSHCQKLLPELKKKYNQFKGLGYEVIAINLDAYRPAWRLNIANNGYQWINLNVQNPYNDPITTNYNVTGTPTIFVLDAEKRIVDKPNDIKPLLKAIDNLEMKK from the coding sequence ATGAAAAAGGTGATAACTACTACACTAGTTCTTTTAAGTGTCCTTTATGCATTCAGCCAGAAAACTCACCTGACAGTCAGATTAAAAGAGCAAGCCCCCATATCGGCTTACCTATACCTCAACCAAGGATCAACTCAGGTTCCTGTAGACTCAATTATACTAGGAAAAGGTATTTTCACCTTTAATACTACTAAACTTGAGCCAGGTATTTACTCTTTAGTATTGAGTGAAGATACGTTTGCCCGATTTATCATTAATCACGAAAACGTAGAGGTGTCGACAACTCTCGATGCATTAGCGGATAGCGTTAAGATATTGCATTCGGAAGAAAATAAGGTTTACTACAGATTCCTGAACGAACGCAGCATTTACAACAAAAAAAGCGATGCAATTGATGCGCTGCTCAGCTGCTACCCTCCTAAAAGTAAGCTTGCAAAGGCACTTACCAAAGAGAAGAAAAGCATCGAAAGCAGCTACAACAACACAATTCGCGAGCTCATAAATGCCCCAGGAGATCTTTTATCCTCACAAATAATTCTCTCTGAAATACCAACAAAAGCCCCCGACAATCTTACACCAGAACAAAAGCACCAATATCTCATCGAAAACTGGTGGAATAGTTTTCCTTTCGAAAATACGCACATCACCAATACGCCCAGCATTGCCGATAAACTTTGGGACTACTTCGACCTATATTATGTTGATGGGATATCGCGTCAAGAACAAGAGAACTACTTTAAAAGAGCCATCGACGAGGTGCTAAACCAGCCAACCATTTCTAAAGAGGTGCAGAGTTTTTTTATAAACGAGATGATAAAAAACTTTGCACAATCATCGCATGATGCACTAATCGACTACATCAAAAAGAACTACCTACAGAACACGCAGGATCTTGATGCCGAATTCGACAGAATATCAAAAACATCAATTGGGCATATCGCACCCAACTTTGCCATCGAATCCGACTCCACTAAAACAGATCTTTTGAAACTAAAATGCAAAGGAGTTGTTCTTGTTTTCTGGTCAATGAATTGTTCGCACTGCCAAAAGCTACTTCCCGAACTTAAGAAGAAATACAACCAATTTAAAGGGCTAGGATACGAAGTAATCGCCATTAATCTTGATGCCTACCGACCAGCTTGGAGGCTCAACATTGCCAACAATGGCTATCAATGGATCAATCTGAACGTGCAAAATCCATACAACGATCCTATAACAACGAACTACAACGTTACTGGAACACCAACCATTTTCGTTCTTGATGCAGAAAAACGCATTGTAGATAAGCCAAACGATATAAAGCCGTTGCTTAAAGCCATAGACAACCTGGAAATGAAGAAATAA
- the plsY gene encoding glycerol-3-phosphate 1-O-acyltransferase PlsY — MEFALNGIQLFIAYILGSIPSAVWIGRRFYGVDVREHGSKNAGATNTLRVLGPRAAFPVFILDFVKGFVAVMLVHFSDFTPGTTQFVNFQLLLGALAVIGHIAPIFAGFRGGKGVATLAGIGVALSPVSALLCILVFAVVFASTRYVSVGSMIAGICYPLFINLLLPNAPMPLVIFGNVVAVLLIFTHRKNIKRLFKGEENRINFKKKKS; from the coding sequence ATGGAATTTGCTTTGAATGGAATTCAACTTTTCATTGCGTACATCCTAGGTTCGATTCCTAGTGCTGTTTGGATTGGTAGAAGGTTTTATGGCGTAGATGTGAGGGAGCATGGGAGTAAAAATGCAGGAGCTACCAATACGCTAAGGGTATTAGGGCCAAGGGCTGCATTTCCTGTTTTTATTCTGGACTTCGTTAAGGGATTTGTTGCTGTTATGCTTGTCCATTTCTCAGATTTTACTCCAGGAACTACTCAGTTTGTCAACTTTCAGCTATTGCTAGGTGCTCTTGCTGTTATTGGGCATATTGCACCAATATTCGCAGGGTTTAGAGGTGGAAAAGGAGTTGCAACACTCGCTGGAATTGGGGTTGCGTTAAGTCCAGTAAGTGCGCTGCTTTGTATATTGGTATTTGCAGTAGTGTTTGCATCTACGCGATATGTCTCGGTGGGGTCTATGATTGCTGGAATTTGTTACCCACTATTCATCAATCTGCTACTGCCAAATGCGCCAATGCCGCTGGTTATTTTTGGTAACGTTGTGGCTGTGTTGCTTATCTTTACTCACCGTAAGAATATCAAACGCTTGTTTAAAGGCGAGGAGAATCGAATAAACTTCAAGAAAAAGAAATCGTAG
- a CDS encoding 4-phosphoerythronate dehydrogenase, with protein MKIVVDDRIPYLEGVLEQYFGEVVYATGTHFIPELVKDADALLVRTRTNCDAKLLDGSKVKIIATATIGHDHIDKEYCQRRGICWVNAPGCNAYGVVQYALSALAHISNMGYGSLDGKTLGVIGVGEVGRRIAAVAPYLGLKVLLNDPPRARAEGSSSFVDLDTLLQQSDIVTLHVPLIRDGIDKTFHLADERFFAKFGKPTVLINASRGEVVEGGALKHAIANQKVSYSVLDVWENEPDVDLDLLRMVSIATPHIAGYSLEGKSNGTSMAVNSILRFFGLEANPTWAPQNLPMLDPTIVFSAGNGTEQGIRDCILNSYNIVIDDAAFRARPDLFEYLRGNYGVRRELSFFEVSNVNDEQLAARLKGLTFKVNYNG; from the coding sequence ATGAAGATTGTTGTAGATGATAGAATCCCCTACTTAGAAGGTGTTTTAGAGCAATACTTTGGCGAGGTTGTTTACGCTACAGGAACTCATTTTATTCCCGAATTGGTTAAGGATGCTGATGCTTTGCTAGTACGAACCCGTACGAATTGTGATGCTAAACTATTGGACGGTAGTAAAGTGAAAATAATTGCTACCGCAACAATTGGGCATGACCATATTGATAAGGAATACTGTCAGCGAAGAGGCATTTGTTGGGTAAATGCACCAGGGTGTAATGCGTATGGAGTGGTGCAGTACGCGCTAAGCGCTCTTGCCCATATCTCTAACATGGGCTATGGAAGCCTTGATGGAAAGACGCTTGGTGTTATAGGTGTTGGTGAGGTCGGGCGACGTATTGCGGCGGTTGCTCCTTACTTAGGGCTAAAGGTTCTTTTGAATGATCCTCCTCGAGCCAGAGCCGAAGGTTCTTCCAGTTTTGTTGACTTGGACACTTTGTTGCAACAATCGGATATCGTTACGTTGCATGTTCCTCTTATTCGTGATGGAATCGATAAGACATTTCACCTGGCTGATGAGCGGTTTTTTGCAAAGTTCGGCAAGCCAACGGTGCTTATCAATGCATCAAGGGGCGAGGTGGTGGAAGGCGGCGCATTAAAACATGCAATAGCCAACCAAAAGGTATCGTATTCGGTGCTGGATGTTTGGGAGAACGAGCCCGATGTGGACTTGGATCTGCTGCGGATGGTGAGCATTGCTACGCCACATATCGCCGGATATTCGCTAGAAGGAAAGTCGAATGGGACTTCGATGGCGGTAAATAGCATCCTCCGGTTCTTTGGGCTTGAGGCTAATCCGACATGGGCGCCGCAGAATTTGCCGATGCTTGACCCTACGATTGTGTTTAGTGCCGGGAATGGTACCGAACAGGGGATTAGGGATTGCATCCTGAACTCCTATAATATTGTCATCGATGATGCTGCCTTTCGTGCACGTCCAGATCTCTTCGAATACTTGAGGGGGAACTATGGGGTTCGAAGGGAATTGTCTTTTTTTGAAGTTAGTAATGTAAACGACGAGCAGCTGGCTGCTCGTCTAAAAGGTTTAACCTTTAAGGTTAATTATAATGGATAG
- the ppdK gene encoding pyruvate, phosphate dikinase has protein sequence MSQVKRVYTFGNKQAEGNGKMRELLGGKGANLAEMNLIGMPVPPGFTITTEVCTEYFKLGKDEVVKTLVPEVEKAVKYVEDIMGMKFGNNEDPLLVSVRSGSRASMPGMMDTILNLGLNDEAVEGIAKKSGNERFAWDSYRRFVQMYGDVVLGMKPASKEEEDPFEVIIDHLKEEKGVENDTDLTTADLKELVSRFKAAVKKVTGHDFPTSPWEQLWGAVCSVFDSWMNDRAILYRQLNKIPADWGTAVNVQAMVFGNMGETSATGVCFSRDSSTGENLFNGEYLVNAQGEDVVAGIRTPQEITIIGSQRWAARKSMSEAERKATFPSLEEVMPAAYKELFDIQKKMDTYFKDMQDMEFTIQDGKLWMLQTRNGKRTGAAMVKIAMDLTREGLLSEEEAILRVEPNKLDELLHPVFDKAAIKNAKTISRGLPASPGAATGQIVFFADDAEEWANNGKETILVRIETSPEDLKGMNVANGILTARGGMTSHAAVVARGMGKCCVSGASNLKIDYKARTLEVDGKVYNEGDFISLNGTTGEVYDGKVGTQKPELSGDFGEIMKMADKYAKMLVRTNADTPHDAKVAREFGAQGIGLCRTEHMFFEGDRIKSVREMILANDEAGRRKALAKLLPMQREDFEGIFEVMAGLAVTVRLLDPPLHEFVPHEEKQQREMAAELGISFEEVCEKVHSLEEVNPMLGHRGCRLGNTYPEITEMQARAIIEAALNLKKKGVNAAKVEIMVPLVGNVKELEYQKDIIDTTIAKVFAEYGDKVEYTVGTMIEVPRAAVTADEIAKVAQFFSFGTNDLTQMTLGFSRDDIGKFLPEYLKRGILKVDPFEVLDQEGVGQLVKGAVAKGRNSRENLKCGICGEHGGEPSSVEFCHFAGLNYVSCSPFRVPIARLAAAQAAIKDSKK, from the coding sequence ATGTCACAAGTAAAACGCGTGTATACCTTCGGAAACAAGCAAGCCGAAGGTAACGGTAAAATGCGTGAGCTTCTTGGCGGTAAGGGCGCAAACCTTGCCGAAATGAACCTCATCGGCATGCCAGTTCCTCCCGGATTTACCATCACTACTGAAGTTTGTACAGAGTACTTCAAACTAGGAAAGGACGAAGTTGTAAAGACCCTTGTTCCTGAAGTAGAAAAAGCCGTAAAGTACGTGGAAGACATCATGGGTATGAAGTTCGGAAACAACGAAGATCCACTTCTTGTTTCTGTACGTTCAGGCTCTCGTGCTTCTATGCCAGGTATGATGGACACCATCCTTAACCTTGGTTTGAACGATGAGGCTGTTGAAGGTATTGCAAAGAAGAGCGGAAACGAAAGATTTGCTTGGGACTCATACCGCCGTTTCGTACAAATGTACGGCGACGTTGTTCTTGGTATGAAGCCTGCTTCGAAGGAAGAGGAAGATCCATTTGAAGTTATTATTGACCACCTTAAGGAAGAGAAAGGCGTTGAAAACGACACCGATCTTACCACTGCAGATCTTAAGGAGCTTGTTTCTCGCTTCAAGGCTGCTGTTAAGAAGGTTACTGGTCACGACTTCCCAACCAGCCCATGGGAGCAGCTTTGGGGTGCTGTTTGCTCAGTATTCGACAGCTGGATGAACGACCGCGCTATCCTTTACCGCCAGCTTAACAAGATTCCTGCTGATTGGGGAACTGCCGTTAACGTACAGGCAATGGTATTTGGTAACATGGGCGAAACATCGGCTACTGGCGTTTGCTTTTCTCGCGACTCAAGCACAGGCGAAAACCTATTCAACGGTGAGTACCTAGTTAACGCTCAAGGTGAAGACGTAGTGGCAGGTATCCGTACCCCACAAGAAATTACCATTATTGGTTCACAACGTTGGGCTGCCCGCAAGAGCATGTCTGAAGCAGAAAGAAAGGCAACCTTCCCATCTCTAGAAGAGGTTATGCCTGCTGCTTACAAGGAACTTTTTGATATCCAAAAGAAGATGGACACCTACTTCAAGGATATGCAAGATATGGAGTTCACCATCCAAGATGGTAAGCTTTGGATGCTTCAAACCCGTAATGGCAAGCGTACTGGTGCTGCAATGGTTAAGATTGCTATGGACCTAACCCGCGAAGGTCTTCTTTCCGAAGAAGAGGCCATCCTACGCGTTGAGCCTAACAAGCTAGACGAGCTTCTTCACCCAGTATTCGACAAGGCTGCCATCAAGAATGCGAAGACGATCTCTCGTGGTCTTCCTGCTTCTCCTGGTGCTGCTACCGGCCAAATCGTATTCTTTGCTGATGATGCAGAGGAGTGGGCAAACAACGGTAAGGAAACCATCCTTGTTCGTATCGAGACTTCGCCAGAAGACCTTAAGGGTATGAACGTAGCTAACGGTATCCTAACCGCTCGTGGTGGTATGACCTCTCACGCTGCCGTTGTGGCTCGTGGTATGGGTAAGTGCTGCGTATCGGGCGCTAGCAACCTTAAGATCGACTACAAGGCTCGCACCCTAGAGGTTGACGGGAAAGTATATAATGAAGGTGACTTTATCTCGCTAAACGGTACCACCGGTGAAGTTTACGACGGTAAGGTTGGAACCCAAAAGCCAGAGCTTAGCGGTGACTTCGGCGAAATCATGAAGATGGCCGATAAGTACGCTAAGATGCTTGTTAGAACCAACGCAGACACCCCACACGACGCTAAGGTAGCTCGCGAGTTCGGCGCTCAAGGTATTGGTCTTTGCCGTACCGAGCACATGTTCTTCGAAGGCGACCGCATCAAGAGCGTTCGCGAGATGATTCTTGCTAACGATGAGGCTGGCCGTCGTAAGGCGCTTGCTAAGCTTCTGCCTATGCAGCGCGAAGACTTCGAAGGCATCTTCGAGGTAATGGCTGGTCTTGCCGTAACCGTACGCCTACTCGACCCACCATTGCACGAGTTTGTTCCTCACGAAGAGAAGCAACAGCGCGAAATGGCTGCCGAGCTTGGCATTTCTTTCGAAGAGGTATGCGAGAAAGTTCACAGCCTTGAGGAAGTTAACCCAATGCTTGGACACCGTGGCTGCCGCCTAGGTAACACCTACCCCGAGATCACCGAAATGCAAGCTCGCGCTATCATCGAGGCTGCTCTTAACCTTAAGAAGAAGGGCGTTAACGCCGCTAAGGTTGAAATCATGGTTCCTCTTGTTGGTAACGTTAAGGAGCTGGAGTACCAAAAGGATATCATCGACACCACCATCGCTAAGGTATTCGCAGAGTACGGCGATAAGGTTGAGTACACCGTTGGTACCATGATCGAGGTTCCTCGTGCTGCGGTAACCGCTGACGAGATTGCTAAGGTTGCCCAGTTCTTCTCATTCGGAACCAACGACCTTACCCAGATGACCCTTGGTTTCTCTCGCGACGATATCGGCAAGTTCCTTCCCGAATATCTTAAGAGAGGTATCCTTAAGGTTGACCCATTCGAAGTACTCGACCAAGAAGGCGTTGGCCAGCTGGTTAAGGGTGCCGTTGCTAAGGGTCGTAACTCGCGCGAAAACCTTAAGTGCGGTATCTGCGGTGAGCACGGTGGAGAGCCATCGTCAGTTGAATTCTGCCACTTCGCAGGGCTTAACTACGTTTCTTGCTCGCCATTCCGTGTGCCAATCGCACGCCTTGCTGCTGCTCAAGCTGCCATCAAGGATAGCAAGAAGTAG
- a CDS encoding RNase adapter RapZ has protein sequence MDSLLRIAEKFLGSKPEIKPLVGAGSNRKYYRIFHDNSTYIGVVGESVAENEAFIYLAEHLLGKGKRVPKVLAVSDDRLAYIQTDLGDVSLYDLLMDGSTSIDELMTKVVEDLVKIEVEGVKGIDPSKFFSIQQMDKRSILWDLNYFKYSFLKCTSVQFDELLLEDSFENMANYLCSLDSNFLLYRDFQSRNMMVNNDNPYYIDFQGARLGPLGYDIVSFLYQAKANFSDDVRKKFLNHYYETLRNYGVDTAQVEASINTFVLFRTLQVLGAYGFRGFFEKKVHFLQSIAPALRNLRTVISKEYPFEGSYLMEVCRKLADQACKYEVELPADRLTVSVASFSYRKGIPDDFSGNGGGFVFDCRAIHNPGREEALRQLTGMDALVIEHLDANEEMQEFLADSLNLVDKAVAKYISRSFNHLLVSFGCTGGQHRSVYSAERCAKYIKEKFPSVRVVLTHREQNIRRYLD, from the coding sequence ATGGATAGCTTATTACGTATAGCCGAAAAGTTTTTAGGGTCAAAACCCGAAATTAAGCCATTGGTTGGGGCTGGGTCCAACCGGAAGTATTACCGAATATTCCATGATAACAGCACCTATATTGGTGTGGTAGGGGAGAGCGTTGCCGAGAACGAGGCGTTCATCTACCTCGCCGAGCATCTTCTGGGAAAGGGGAAGCGCGTGCCCAAGGTGCTTGCCGTATCCGACGATAGGCTGGCCTACATTCAAACTGATTTGGGAGATGTTTCGCTTTACGATTTGCTGATGGATGGTAGCACTTCTATCGATGAGCTAATGACAAAGGTGGTGGAAGATCTTGTAAAGATTGAGGTGGAAGGCGTCAAAGGGATTGACCCAAGTAAGTTCTTTTCCATTCAGCAAATGGACAAGCGCTCGATACTTTGGGATCTGAACTACTTTAAGTATAGCTTCCTGAAGTGCACCAGCGTTCAGTTCGATGAGCTGCTGCTCGAGGACTCGTTCGAGAATATGGCCAACTACCTGTGCTCGCTGGATAGCAATTTTTTGCTCTACCGCGATTTTCAGTCGCGCAACATGATGGTGAACAACGATAACCCCTACTATATCGACTTCCAGGGGGCTCGTCTTGGCCCGCTGGGCTACGACATCGTTTCGTTCCTATACCAGGCCAAGGCCAACTTCAGCGACGATGTGCGCAAGAAGTTCCTGAACCACTACTACGAAACGCTACGCAACTATGGGGTAGATACCGCCCAGGTAGAGGCGAGCATCAATACCTTTGTCCTGTTCCGAACCCTTCAGGTGCTTGGCGCCTACGGGTTCAGGGGGTTCTTCGAGAAGAAGGTGCATTTTCTGCAGAGCATTGCCCCTGCGCTTCGTAATCTCCGCACGGTAATCAGCAAGGAGTACCCGTTTGAGGGGAGCTACCTTATGGAGGTGTGCCGGAAGCTGGCCGATCAGGCCTGCAAGTACGAGGTGGAGCTGCCTGCCGATCGGCTAACCGTTTCGGTTGCCAGCTTCTCCTACCGAAAGGGCATCCCCGATGACTTTTCGGGTAATGGCGGTGGATTTGTATTCGACTGCCGCGCCATCCATAATCCGGGTAGGGAGGAGGCGCTGCGCCAGCTCACCGGGATGGACGCGCTGGTTATCGAGCATCTGGATGCGAATGAGGAGATGCAGGAGTTCCTGGCCGATTCGCTGAACCTGGTGGACAAGGCCGTGGCAAAGTACATCAGCCGGAGCTTTAACCACCTGCTGGTGAGCTTTGGCTGCACGGGCGGCCAGCACCGATCGGTATACTCGGCCGAGAGATGTGCCAAGTACATCAAGGAGAAGTTCCCCAGCGTACGGGTGGTACTTACCCATCGCGAGCAGAACATCCGCCGATATTTAGACTAG
- the pyk gene encoding pyruvate kinase → MLKKTKIVATISDRRCDIDFIRQLYEAGMDVVRLNTAHQTPEDSTRVIENVRAVSEKIAILVDTKGPEVRTCKMKDEENIVVKHGDKLKFKGDSNGLSFGDTIYVSYEDFVKDVPVGASILVDDGELAFLVLDKNEEFLFCESQDNGSLKGKKSVNVPGVQVKLPPLSDKDIAFIHWAIDNDIDFIAHSFVRNKHDLLAIQKILDEKKSKTKIISKIENKEGVDNIEEILNYSYGIMVARGDLGVELPAEQIPVVQRKLIRAAMQMRKPVIIATQMLHTMIDNPRPTRAEVSDIANAIYQRTDAIMLSGETAYGKYPIDAVKTMSRVAMEIEKHLNPEEEISYIKVNNEITAQLARSAVKASLSLPIKAVIIDTNTGRTGRYMAAFRGKLPVFAKCYHKRVMRELALSYGIYTEYFSPRESRDEFIKDAVKIVSDKGKFKPEDLIIVVGGSFGKNSGASFMEISNVKNMTGGE, encoded by the coding sequence ATGCTAAAGAAAACGAAGATTGTAGCAACCATTTCAGATAGAAGGTGTGATATAGATTTTATTCGTCAGCTATACGAAGCAGGAATGGATGTTGTTCGCTTGAATACTGCCCATCAAACCCCCGAAGATTCTACACGCGTAATTGAGAACGTAAGGGCTGTATCCGAAAAAATAGCCATCCTTGTTGACACAAAGGGCCCTGAGGTACGTACGTGCAAGATGAAGGACGAGGAAAATATCGTTGTAAAGCATGGTGATAAACTTAAGTTTAAAGGCGATAGCAACGGTTTATCTTTTGGCGATACCATCTATGTTTCCTATGAGGATTTTGTTAAGGATGTTCCAGTAGGTGCGTCCATTCTGGTTGATGATGGAGAGTTGGCTTTCCTTGTACTCGATAAAAATGAAGAGTTTCTTTTCTGCGAATCGCAGGATAATGGTTCTCTAAAAGGTAAGAAAAGCGTTAATGTGCCAGGGGTGCAGGTAAAGTTGCCTCCTCTTAGCGATAAGGATATAGCGTTTATTCATTGGGCTATCGATAACGATATAGATTTTATAGCCCACTCATTTGTTCGTAACAAACACGACTTGCTTGCTATCCAGAAAATTCTCGATGAGAAGAAAAGTAAGACTAAAATAATCTCTAAGATTGAAAATAAGGAAGGTGTAGATAATATCGAAGAAATTCTTAACTATTCCTATGGAATCATGGTGGCTCGCGGCGACTTGGGGGTTGAACTTCCTGCTGAGCAGATTCCTGTGGTGCAGCGTAAGTTAATTCGAGCAGCAATGCAAATGCGTAAGCCCGTAATTATTGCTACCCAAATGCTTCACACCATGATTGACAATCCTCGTCCAACCCGAGCAGAGGTAAGTGATATTGCCAATGCAATCTATCAGCGTACTGATGCTATCATGCTAAGTGGCGAAACTGCTTACGGAAAGTATCCTATTGATGCGGTGAAGACCATGAGCCGTGTGGCAATGGAAATTGAAAAGCATCTTAATCCAGAGGAGGAGATTAGCTATATCAAGGTAAACAATGAGATTACTGCGCAGCTTGCACGTTCTGCAGTTAAGGCTTCGTTGAGTCTGCCAATTAAAGCTGTTATTATAGATACGAATACTGGGCGTACTGGTAGGTATATGGCAGCATTTAGAGGGAAGTTGCCTGTTTTTGCGAAGTGCTACCATAAGCGTGTGATGCGCGAACTTGCCCTTTCATATGGTATTTATACCGAATACTTTTCACCACGCGAGAGTAGGGACGAGTTCATTAAGGATGCTGTGAAGATTGTCAGCGATAAGGGTAAGTTTAAACCCGAGGATTTGATTATTGTTGTTGGTGGTAGTTTTGGAAAGAACAGTGGCGCTTCATTTATGGAGATTTCAAATGTAAAGAACATGACTGGTGGTGAATAA
- the xerD gene encoding site-specific tyrosine recombinase XerD, protein MEWINYKDDYLNFLRLEKGLSENSLMAYERDFNKLHSFVQTSYTKLSPTDIKQNHLEEFLASLYDSGLNARSQARVLSSIKGFYKYLMLEDIIEEDPTELIQGPKLDRKLPHTLTVDEIDALIAAIDLSKPEGSRNRAILETLYSCGLRVTEAISLRLSDLFFREEYIRVIGKGNKERLVPINQKAIGYIEKYITDRNKLNINPKADNILFLNRRGNQLTRVMVFTIIKELSRKIGLKKKISPHTFRHSFASHLFERGADLRVIQELLGHETIITTEIYTHLEKEHLREVLLMHHPRAIMPKG, encoded by the coding sequence ATGGAATGGATTAATTACAAAGATGATTATTTAAATTTTTTGAGGTTGGAAAAGGGTCTCTCGGAGAACTCCTTAATGGCATACGAAAGAGACTTCAACAAACTTCATTCATTCGTACAAACGAGCTATACAAAACTTTCGCCCACGGACATTAAACAAAACCACCTGGAGGAGTTTCTTGCCTCGCTATACGACAGTGGACTTAATGCCCGCTCTCAAGCAAGGGTTTTAAGCAGCATCAAAGGTTTTTACAAGTACCTAATGCTCGAGGATATTATAGAAGAAGACCCTACAGAACTTATTCAGGGTCCGAAACTCGACAGAAAGTTGCCTCACACCCTAACGGTGGATGAAATCGATGCGCTTATTGCCGCCATTGATCTTAGCAAGCCCGAAGGGTCTCGAAACAGAGCAATACTCGAAACCTTATACAGCTGCGGGCTACGGGTAACAGAAGCCATCAGCCTCCGGCTGAGCGATCTATTCTTCAGAGAAGAGTACATCCGCGTTATTGGCAAAGGCAACAAAGAGCGCCTTGTCCCCATCAACCAAAAGGCTATTGGCTATATCGAGAAATACATTACAGACCGCAACAAACTAAACATAAATCCCAAAGCGGATAATATTCTTTTCCTGAACCGCCGGGGCAACCAGCTTACCCGTGTAATGGTGTTTACCATTATTAAGGAACTCAGCCGCAAGATTGGGCTGAAGAAAAAGATCAGCCCCCACACCTTCCGCCACTCGTTTGCATCGCATCTTTTCGAACGAGGAGCAGACTTAAGGGTTATCCAGGAGCTGCTTGGCCACGAAACCATCATCACCACCGAAATTTACACGCACCTCGAGAAGGAGCATCTGCGCGAAGTGCTGCTAATGCACCATCCGAGGGCTATAATGCCAAAGGGGTAA
- the nth gene encoding endonuclease III: MTKEQKYESIIRYFSEKMPDPKTELNYTTPYELLVAVILSAQCTDKRVNMVTPSFFKRFPTVEILADGTVEDIFDLIRSISYPNNKSKHLLGMAQTLIKEFDGEIPSDVDDLQKLPGVGRKTANVIASVIFNKPAMAVDTHVFRVSGRLGLTPNAKNPLETERELVKHFSEDLIPKAHHWLILHGRYTCFARKPNCKECGLTSVCSYYLDKNKSK, encoded by the coding sequence ATGACTAAAGAGCAAAAATACGAGTCTATCATAAGGTATTTCAGCGAGAAAATGCCCGATCCAAAGACCGAACTGAACTACACAACCCCATACGAGCTGTTAGTAGCTGTAATACTATCGGCTCAGTGCACCGACAAGCGGGTAAACATGGTTACACCCAGCTTCTTCAAACGATTTCCAACAGTAGAGATACTTGCTGATGGCACTGTAGAGGATATATTCGACCTTATCCGATCGATATCGTACCCAAACAACAAGTCGAAACATCTTCTTGGAATGGCTCAAACATTGATCAAAGAGTTTGATGGAGAAATCCCTTCGGATGTCGATGACTTGCAGAAGTTACCAGGTGTTGGACGAAAAACAGCAAACGTTATAGCATCTGTGATATTTAATAAGCCGGCAATGGCTGTAGATACACACGTATTTAGGGTTAGTGGCCGATTAGGGCTAACTCCAAATGCAAAGAATCCACTTGAAACAGAACGAGAACTAGTGAAGCATTTTTCAGAAGACCTGATCCCAAAAGCGCATCACTGGCTAATACTTCATGGTAGGTATACTTGCTTTGCCCGCAAACCAAACTGTAAGGAATGCGGGCTAACATCGGTATGCAGCTACTACCTTGATAAAAATAAGAGTAAGTAA